A single region of the Labrus bergylta chromosome 10, fLabBer1.1, whole genome shotgun sequence genome encodes:
- the LOC109996788 gene encoding coiled-coil domain-containing protein 85A, producing the protein MEKGSQQQQLPKSADGPADDISKINDEELLKWGKEELVRRLRRAEAEKRGVIVEHGNLMREVNRRLQQHLNEIRSLKDVNQKLQEDNQELRDLCCFLDDDRQKGKKVSREWQRLGRYSAGLMRKEVAIYLQKLKELEQRQVEVIRENLELKEVCLMLEEERAAAMTGGGGGGPGGPGRRSSIDSQSSLSQLGGGVPAPGLLRDVGDGSSTSSAGSTDSPDNPHLKPPPMGSNTMPGSGSRCGSTEHHHKPGEVCDSTGRRHSSTPEYHTFPQSCRPRGGSLTNLDPRGLRGHSPEKHSKSPTRLPCESHHQPCSSDLLAQKQLSMSGQASPGCGKGSAKSSPELSQRHRQVHMAGGGCGSPEAKHAAMVTPEHLRKGRVIVGSPESIRHHHHYQHSPGGEHGRYTSGSPSRDGGQRRAAAGDEMASHHQSLYNALISAGCCTNSCRSVKLWDSFDAS; encoded by the exons ATGGAGAAAggctcacagcagcagcagctgcccAAAAGCGCAGATGGTCCAGCGGACGACATCTCCAAAATAAACGACGAGGAGCTGCTGAAGTGGGGCAAAGAGGAGCTGGTGCGGCGCCTGCGGAGGGCAGAGGCGGAGAAGAGGGGCGTAATTGTGGAGCACGGAAATCTGATGCGGGAGGTGAACCGGAGACTCCAGCAGCACCTGAACGAGATCCGGAGTTTGAAG GACGTGAACCAGAAACTGCAGGAGGATAACCAGGAGCTGCGGGACCTGTGCTGCTTCCTAGACGACGACCGTCAGAAGGGGAAGAAGGTGTCTCGGGAGTGGCAGCGTCTGGGCCGCTACAGCGCCGGCCTGATGAGGAAGGAGGTGGCCATCTACCTGCAGAAACTGAAGGAGCTGGAGCAGCGGCAGGTGGAGGTGATCCGGGAGAACCTGGAGCTAAAGGAGGTGTGCTTaatgctggaggaggagagggctgcGGCTATGACAGGAGGGGGCGGAGGCGGGCCAGGAGGTCCTGGGCGCAGGAGCTCCATTGACAGTCAGAGCAGCTTGTCCCAGCTGGGTGGAGGTGTCCCGGCACCTGGCCTGCTAAGGGACGTCGGTGATGGGAGCAGCACCTCTAGCGCGGGGAGTACAGATAGCCCAGATAACCCCCACCTTAAACCCCCTCCAATGGGCTCCAACACCATGCCTGGATCTGGGTCAAGGTGTGGCTCCACAGAACACCACCACAAACCTGGAGAGGTGTGTGATTCCACAGGAAGGAGGCATAGCTCCACCCCGGAGTACCACACCTTCCCTCAGTCTTGCCGCCCCCGTGGGGGATCCCTCACCAACTTGGATCCCCGTGGACTAAGAGGACACAGCCCAGAGAAACACAGCAAGTCCCCTACCAGACTTCCCTGCGAGTCCCACCACCAACCCTGTAGCTCTGACCTTCTAGCCCAGAAACAGCTCTCGATGTCAGGGCAGGCATCACCAGGCTGTGGGAAGGGATCAGCCAAGTCCAGCCCAGAGCTGAGTCAAAGACACAGGCAGGTTCACATGGCAGGGGGCGGCTGTGGGAGTCCTGAGGCCAAACATGCGGCCATGGTGACACCTGAGCATCTTAGGAAAGGAAGGGTGATTGTTGGTAGTCCTGAGTCCATAAGGCACCACCATCACTACCAGCACAGCCCTGGTGGGGAGCATGGGAGGTATACCAGTGGCTCCCCCAGCAGGGATGGAGGTCAGAGGAGGGCGGCAGCAGGAGATGAGATGGCCTCCCACCACCAGAGTCTGTACAACG cTCTGATTTCTGCTGGTTGCTGCACCAACTCCTGTAGAAGTGTAAAGCTCTGGGACAG CTTTGATGCCTCCTGA